A region of Panicum virgatum strain AP13 chromosome 8N, P.virgatum_v5, whole genome shotgun sequence DNA encodes the following proteins:
- the LOC120685448 gene encoding disease resistance protein RGA2-like: MLREISNKLSGKKFLLVLDDAWHQNKQDWEKLMVHLKSGAVGSKILLTTRDRKVAEIVKSRHIFKLGMLSEAESWSLFLKSSGWVEEDLGSDYIKVGKVILNRCSGVPLAIRTLGGILYENKEISIWRAIGRSDLWTDESIEDRVFASLKLSFIHLPDELKQCFTLCSIFPKGTEIYKDRLISQWVAHGFINSMNGMQPEDIGSGYFDSLVKVGFLQDPSKDWDTKQLVCKMHDLIHDLSRHILQDEVVTCLPNNMIANRTQRCRYLSLTSCPEKVHRNSFHKAHALFISGGNPIFDKPVKTSSSVRSVVLHYTENTPFPQFTLKFEYIGYLEIHNLDCTKFLEAISSCWNLQSLHLIRCKGLVALPESIGKLKKLRILELNFAYDLDSLPQSIGDCRDLQSLILYHCAKLREIPGTICKIKNLRGLHISRCSFLKQFSSEFAGVFSNLQTINLTDSRVFQGLPSTLSCPLLCTLDLSKTRVTLLPPWITTIDTLECINLEFCFELVELPKGIGNLKRLAVLNINGCTKLRCMPSGIGQLTRLTQLGLFVVGCDRDDARISELENLDMLSGELEIRNIKYVKDPCDTEKACLKQKNGIKNLVLDWSLSKGEELASDVEQEQGVLSGLEPPSQIESLVIRRYQGPCLPRWLMEQNGSTYSEGTTLKQTGPCQYPSLTRLELFRSPNLKHMRGLMRFPSLKSLKLSEMASLEELWTIASGIEIQEVELSAQYCFPILSKLYIENCPKLSTVKPYLPPWLEELCLLESNLQLLSPSNFSRLLPSPSNESSSSSSLHSAVPHLSSSFPRSIEQLTSLTKLKIGCWDNLKLLPDAIQHLTSLESLELICCRALVELPEGIGQLSALRWLLINDCSALQCLPQSIQHLPALQSLEIYNCPALASRYKQGVGPDWHLVSHIPHVSIYPEEQGWRTRYPSLLPFLNLNPFVPVGVTDQDKMSLFLMFFFFNSFSILIILLRFN, from the coding sequence ATGCTCCGTGAAATTTCAAACAAGTTAAGTGGTAAGAAGTTTCTTCTTGTCCTGGATGATGCATGGCATCAGAACAAGCAAGACTGGGAAAAACTCATGGTGCACCTAAAGAGTGGTGCAGTTGGAAGCAAGATTTTGCTCACTACTCGTGATAGGAAGGTTGCAGAAATTGTGAAATCAAGGCATATATTCAAGCTAGGGATGTTATCAGAGGCTGAGAGTTGGAGCTTGTTCCTAAAGAGCTCTGGGTGGGTAGAGGAGGATTTAGGCTCTGATTATATAAAAGTTGGAAAAGTGATCCTGAACAGATGTAGTGGGGTGCCTCTAGCAATCAGAACACTTGGAGGTATCCTCTATGAAAACAAGGAAATAAGTATTTGGAGAGCCATAGGACGGAGTGATTTATGGACTGATGAGAGTATAGAAGACAGAGTGTTCGCTTCCTTGAAATTGAGCTTCATTCACCTGCCAGATGAACTAAAGCAgtgcttcacactttgctctATATTCCCGAAGGGAACAGAAATCTACAAAGATCGTTTGATTTCCCAATGGGTAGCCCATGGATTCATCAATTCGATGAATGGAATGCAGCCAGAAGATATCGGAAGTGGCTACTTTGATTCTCTTGTAAAAGTTGGCTTTCTTCAGGATCCTTCTAAGGACTGGGATACTAAACAGCTAGTATGCAAGATGCACGATTTGATTCATGATCTCAGTCGACACATACTGCAGGATGAAGTGGTGACTTGTCTACCGAATAATATGATAGCAAACCGCACTCAGAGGTGCAGATACTTATCATTGACTTCATGTCCCGAGAAGGTTCATAGGAATTCATTTCACAAGGCCCATGCTCTCTTTATCTCTGGAGGTAATCCAATATTTGATAAACCAGTTAAGACGAGCTCCAGTGTCCGCAGTGTTGTTCTGCACTACACAGAAAACACTCCATTTCCTCAATTTACACTGAAATTTGAATATATCGGATATCTTGAAATTCATAACCTTGATTGCACAAAATTTCTAGAAGCCATCTCAAGTTGTTGGAACTTGCAGTCACTTCATTTAATCAGGTGCAAAGGTCTTGTTGCATTACCAGAATCTATTGGCAAGCTTAAGAAGCTCCGAATTCTAGAGTTGAATTTTGCTTATGATCTTGACAGTTTACCTCAGTCAATTGGTGATTGTCGAGACCTTCAATCCTTGATTCTGTATCATTGTGCAAAATTGAGAGAGATACCTGGCACCATATGTAAAATTAAAAACCTGAGGGGCCTTCATATATCTCGGTGTTCATTTCTGAAACAATTTTCGTCAGAATTCGCGGGGGTGTTCAGCAACTTGCAGACAATCAACTTAACTGATTCTAGAGTGTTTCAGGGGCTGCCAAGCACATTGTCATGTCCACTGTTGTGTACACTTGATCTTTCTAAAACCAGAGTTACCTTGCTACCTCCATGGATTACTACAATTGATACTCTAGAGTGTATAAACCTTGAATTTTGCTTTGAGCTAGTGGAGCTGCCAAAAGGTATAGGTAACTTGAAAAGACTTGCAGTTTTGAACATAAATGGTTGCACCAAACTGCGTTGCATGCCGTCAGGTATTGGACAGCTGACCCGTTTAACACAGCTGGGCTTGTTTGTTGTCGGGTGTGATAGAGATGATGCGAGAATCTCGGAGCTTGAAAATCTTGATATGCTAAGTGGTGAATTGGAAATTAGAAACATTAAGTACGTGAAGGATCCATGTGATACTGAGAAGGCTTGCTTGAAACAAAAGAATGGCATAAAGAATCTGGTTTTGGACTGGTCTTTGAGTAAAGGAGAAGAGTTAGCTTCAGATGTGGAACAAGAGCAGGGTGTGCTGAGTGGTCTTGAACCACCATCGCAAATTGAGAGCTTGGTAATTCGTCGTTACCAAGGTCCTTGTTTGCCACGGTGGTTGATGGAGCAGAATGGTTCTACATACTCTGAAGGCACTACGTTAAAGCAAACAGGTCCTTGTCAGTACCCGTCTTTAACCCGTCTGGAACTATTTCGTTCTCCCAACTTGAAGCATATGCGAGGACTTATGAGATTTCCTTCGCTGAAGTCCCTCAAACTGTCGGAAATGGCAAGTTTAGAGGAGCTGTGGACTATAGCAAGCGGTATAGAAATTCAAGAGGTGGAATTAAGTGCACAATATTGCTTTCCAATCCTATCCAAACTATACATAGAGAACTGCCCGAAATTGAGTACTGTGAAGCCATACTTGCCACCATGGCTGGAGGAGCTGTGTTTGCTTGAAAGCAACTTGCAGCTGTTATCCCCAAGTAACTTCTCTCGTCTGCTTCCATCACCTTCCAATGAATCCTCATCGTCCAGCAGCCTGCACTCAGCAGTCCCTCACCTCTCGTCTAGCTTCCCTCGATCGATAGAGCAGCTAACGTCACTCACCAAGCTGAAAATTGGATGCTGGGACAATCTGAAGCTACTGCCTGATGCAATTCAGCACCTCACCTCCCTTGAATCTCTCGAATTGATATGTTGCCGTGCGCTGGTCGAGCTGCCAGAGGGCATCGGGCAACTATCTGCGCTTCGGTGGCTTCTCATCAATGATTGCTCTGCTCTTCAGTGCCTGCCTCAGTCCATCCAACACTTACCTGCTCTCCAGAGTTTGGAAATTTACAACTGCCCTGCTTTGGCGAGTCGTTACAAGCAAGGAGTGGGGCCGGACTGGCACCTTGTCTCACACATCCCTCACGTGTCGATATATCCAGAGGAGCAGGGGTGGAGGACTCGGTATCCCTCACTCCTACCCTTCCTCAATTTGaatccttttgtcccggttggggtTACCGACCAGGACAAAATGTCCCTTTTtttaatgtttttctttttcaattctttttctattttaattatacttttgcgtttcaattaa